A single window of Streptomyces sudanensis DNA harbors:
- a CDS encoding B3/4 domain-containing protein yields MPDFRLAPAVADAFPDTLVVLVTATGLRVGEPWPRTAAAVADLERELADGTWRPADETDPRIGSWHAAYRSFGTNPRRVRPSVDALGRRLAKKGTLPRVNPAVDSYNAVSVRHGLPAGAFDLDHVAGDVAIRHADGTETFTPLGEPGTVEHPGPGEIVYADTAGVLTRHWNHRDAHRTRVTEDSVRVVFILETLHAARDGRLLGTAADELRDLLAPHAERTAVHHLDPARPLTAV; encoded by the coding sequence ATGCCCGACTTCCGTCTCGCCCCCGCCGTCGCGGACGCCTTCCCCGACACCCTCGTCGTCCTGGTCACCGCCACCGGCCTGCGCGTCGGCGAGCCCTGGCCCCGGACCGCCGCCGCCGTGGCGGACCTGGAGCGGGAGCTGGCCGACGGCACCTGGCGGCCCGCCGACGAGACCGACCCCCGCATCGGGTCGTGGCACGCCGCCTACCGCTCCTTCGGCACCAACCCGCGCCGCGTCCGCCCCAGCGTCGACGCGCTCGGCCGCCGCCTCGCGAAGAAGGGCACGCTGCCGCGCGTCAACCCGGCCGTCGACTCCTACAACGCCGTCTCCGTCCGCCACGGCCTGCCCGCCGGCGCGTTCGACCTCGACCACGTCGCGGGTGACGTCGCCATCCGCCACGCGGACGGCACCGAGACCTTCACCCCGCTCGGCGAACCCGGCACCGTCGAGCACCCCGGGCCCGGCGAGATCGTCTACGCGGACACCGCCGGAGTCCTGACCCGCCACTGGAACCACCGCGACGCCCACCGCACCCGCGTCACCGAGGACTCCGTCCGCGTCGTCTTCATCCTGGAGACCCTCCACGCCGCCCGCGACGGCCGGCTCCTCGGGACCGCCGCGGACGAGCTGCGGGACCTGCTCGCCCCGCACGCGGAACGGACCGCCGTGCACCACCTCGACCCGGCGCGGCCCCTGACCGCCGTCTGA
- a CDS encoding FMN-binding negative transcriptional regulator, with protein MFIQPWDAALDEAEWRTWIAEGHDFGTLSVNGPPGRPPVAVPTHFAAGESDLLIHLARPNPVWEAIENDPNVLFTVFGDYAFVPGTWRAKAGTPPTDGVPTSYYAAVQFTCRAHVVDDPEVKAELLRRQMAHFQPDGDHAPIAADRPPYGRMLSGIRGLRLEVTEVRAKFKYDDHKPVEHRAAVADRLAARDRGLDVPTALQQRRRLDRVGVWKPRP; from the coding sequence ATGTTCATCCAGCCCTGGGACGCCGCCCTGGACGAGGCCGAGTGGCGGACCTGGATCGCCGAGGGCCACGACTTCGGGACCCTGAGCGTCAACGGCCCGCCCGGCCGCCCGCCCGTCGCCGTCCCCACGCACTTCGCCGCCGGCGAGAGCGACCTCCTGATCCACCTCGCCCGCCCCAACCCGGTGTGGGAGGCGATCGAGAACGACCCGAACGTCCTGTTCACCGTCTTCGGCGACTACGCCTTCGTCCCCGGGACCTGGCGCGCCAAGGCCGGCACCCCGCCCACCGACGGCGTCCCCACCAGCTACTACGCGGCCGTCCAGTTCACCTGCCGCGCCCACGTCGTCGACGACCCCGAGGTCAAGGCCGAGCTGCTGCGCCGGCAGATGGCCCACTTCCAGCCCGACGGCGACCACGCCCCCATAGCCGCCGACCGGCCCCCCTACGGCCGGATGCTGTCCGGCATCCGCGGCCTGCGCCTGGAGGTCACCGAGGTACGGGCCAAGTTCAAGTACGACGACCACAAGCCCGTCGAGCACCGCGCCGCCGTCGCCGACCGCCTCGCCGCCCGCGACCGCGGCCTCGACGTCCCCACCGCCCTCCAGCAGCGCCGCCGCCTCGACCGCGTCGGCGTCTGGAAGCCGAGGCCCTGA
- a CDS encoding EamA family transporter, translating to MIALLLALGSSLAYGCADFLGGLGARRAHVLRTVMIAAPASLAVELLLWPVLGASFSTGALVWGAASGVASAAAFALLYRTLAIGPMNVLSPVTALVSAALPVAVGLLQGERLSTAGLVGLPLALAAVVLVSAGHGAGAVRPSRTALLLAFGAGAAIALQLVCLHQTPSDSGVAPLIVGRAVSSAVTLAAAGVMYRRLGSERPAYAMSAAAGALDSVANLLFLLAARGGDLAVVAVITALYPAGTVLLARAVLAERIHRGQLVGLGTAAVAVSLLALS from the coding sequence GTGATCGCTCTGCTACTGGCCCTGGGCAGCTCGCTCGCCTACGGCTGCGCCGACTTCCTCGGCGGCCTGGGCGCCCGCAGGGCCCATGTGCTGCGTACCGTGATGATCGCGGCCCCCGCCTCCCTCGCGGTCGAACTGCTGCTGTGGCCGGTCCTGGGCGCCTCGTTCAGCACCGGCGCCCTCGTCTGGGGCGCCGCCTCCGGAGTCGCCTCGGCCGCCGCGTTCGCCCTGCTCTACCGCACCCTGGCGATCGGCCCGATGAACGTGCTGTCGCCCGTCACCGCGCTGGTGTCCGCCGCGCTTCCGGTCGCGGTGGGCCTGCTGCAGGGCGAGCGCCTGAGCACCGCCGGGCTGGTCGGGCTGCCGCTGGCGCTGGCGGCGGTGGTGCTGGTCAGCGCCGGGCACGGCGCCGGAGCGGTGCGCCCCTCGCGTACGGCACTGCTGCTGGCCTTCGGCGCGGGCGCCGCCATCGCCCTCCAACTGGTCTGCCTCCACCAGACGCCGTCCGACAGCGGGGTGGCACCGCTGATCGTGGGCCGGGCGGTGTCCTCGGCCGTCACCCTGGCCGCTGCGGGCGTGATGTACCGCAGACTGGGCTCCGAGCGGCCCGCGTACGCGATGTCGGCCGCCGCGGGCGCGCTCGACTCGGTGGCGAACCTGCTGTTCCTGCTCGCCGCCCGCGGCGGGGACCTCGCCGTCGTCGCCGTGATCACCGCGCTCTACCCGGCCGGCACCGTCCTGCTCGCCCGCGCCGTGCTCGCCGAACGCATCCACCGCGGCCAGCTCGTCGGCCTGGGCACCGCCGCCGTCGCCGTCAGTCTCCTCGCCCTGAGCTGA
- a CDS encoding helix-turn-helix domain-containing protein, whose amino-acid sequence MAETAAALRTVARNVRAARVRAGLSLEELSRRAQVSKGALVGLEKAQGNPNLATLVRLADTLGVPVSALMQGPPEGRVRVVAADAVAPLWSGERGGEARLVLTTSGPAPVEVWRWRLEPGEEYPSHPHQAGVVETVSVVSGRMVLAVDGAEHTVEAGQTATFDGDAPHAYRGAGDGACHLIMTVHLPPGPASAG is encoded by the coding sequence GTGGCAGAGACGGCCGCGGCCCTGCGGACGGTCGCGCGCAACGTCCGGGCGGCCCGGGTCCGCGCGGGCCTCTCCCTGGAGGAGCTCAGCCGCCGCGCCCAGGTCAGCAAGGGCGCCCTGGTGGGGCTGGAGAAGGCCCAGGGCAACCCCAACCTGGCCACCCTGGTGCGGCTGGCCGACACCCTCGGCGTCCCGGTGTCCGCGCTGATGCAGGGGCCGCCCGAGGGCCGCGTCCGCGTCGTGGCCGCCGACGCCGTGGCGCCCCTGTGGTCCGGGGAGCGGGGCGGCGAGGCCCGGCTCGTGCTGACGACCTCGGGGCCGGCTCCCGTCGAGGTGTGGCGCTGGCGGCTGGAGCCGGGCGAGGAGTACCCCAGCCACCCCCACCAGGCCGGGGTGGTGGAGACCGTCAGCGTCGTCTCCGGCCGGATGGTCCTGGCCGTCGACGGCGCCGAGCACACCGTCGAGGCCGGGCAGACCGCCACCTTCGACGGGGACGCCCCCCACGCCTACCGGGGCGCGGGCGACGGGGCGTGCCACCTGATCATGACGGTCCACCTGCCTCCCGGCCCCGCCTCCGCGGGCTGA
- the trxA gene encoding thioredoxin, protein MSTIELTKENFDQVVSDNDFVLIDFWASWCGPCLRFAPVYEKASERHPDLVFAKVDTEAQQELAAAFDIQSIPTLMIVRENVAVFAQPGALPEPVLEDVIGQARGLDMDAVRKSIEKAEAGGGAPGGDR, encoded by the coding sequence ATGAGCACGATCGAACTGACCAAGGAGAACTTCGACCAGGTGGTGTCGGACAACGACTTCGTCCTGATCGACTTCTGGGCGTCGTGGTGCGGTCCGTGCCTCCGGTTCGCCCCGGTCTACGAGAAGGCCTCCGAGCGCCACCCCGACCTGGTGTTCGCCAAGGTCGACACGGAGGCGCAGCAGGAGCTCGCCGCCGCCTTCGACATCCAGTCGATCCCGACCCTGATGATCGTCCGGGAGAACGTCGCCGTGTTCGCCCAGCCCGGCGCGCTTCCCGAGCCCGTCCTGGAGGACGTCATCGGGCAGGCGCGGGGGCTGGACATGGACGCCGTGCGGAAGTCGATCGAGAAGGCCGAAGCGGGTGGCGGCGCCCCCGGCGGCGACCGCTGA
- a CDS encoding thiolase family protein, translating to MSIRDVYIVDAVRTPIGKAGGALSSVRPDDLAAHVVRALVDRTPDLDPARIDDVYFGDANGAGEDNRDVARMAVLLAGLPVTIPGVTVNRLCGSGLEAVVQAARAIALGDASVVLAGGVESMSRAPWVVPKPERAFPAGHQQMYSTTLGWRMVNPRLPDEWTVPLGESAEQIADKHAISREQQDAYALASHRKAARAWADGLFDGEIAPYEGVDLARDECIRDTTSMEALAKLKPSFRKDGRVTAGNSSPLNDGAAALLLVDEEGLRACGREPLARIRASAVTGIEPQLFGLGPVEAVQRALGRAGRTFADLALVELNEAFAAQVLGCLAEWPELDPAIVNPRGGAIAIGHPLGASGARLAGSVAHQLAAAGSGTGVAALCIGVGQGIAVVLER from the coding sequence ATGAGCATCCGCGACGTCTACATCGTCGACGCCGTCCGCACACCGATCGGCAAGGCCGGCGGTGCCCTCTCCTCCGTACGCCCCGACGACCTCGCGGCACACGTCGTGCGGGCGCTGGTCGACCGCACGCCGGACCTCGACCCGGCGCGGATCGACGACGTCTACTTCGGCGACGCCAACGGCGCCGGCGAGGACAACCGCGACGTGGCCCGCATGGCGGTCCTGCTGGCCGGCCTGCCCGTCACGATCCCCGGCGTGACCGTCAACCGCCTGTGCGGCTCCGGCCTGGAGGCGGTCGTGCAGGCCGCCCGCGCCATCGCCCTGGGCGACGCCTCGGTCGTCCTGGCGGGCGGCGTCGAGTCGATGTCGCGCGCCCCGTGGGTGGTGCCCAAGCCCGAGCGGGCGTTCCCCGCCGGGCACCAGCAGATGTACTCGACGACGCTCGGCTGGCGCATGGTCAACCCGAGGCTGCCGGACGAGTGGACCGTGCCGCTGGGCGAGAGCGCCGAGCAGATCGCCGACAAGCACGCCATCAGCCGCGAGCAGCAGGACGCCTACGCGCTCGCCAGCCACCGCAAGGCCGCCCGGGCGTGGGCGGACGGCTTGTTCGACGGCGAGATCGCCCCGTACGAGGGCGTGGACCTGGCCCGCGACGAGTGCATCCGGGACACGACCTCCATGGAGGCCCTGGCCAAGCTGAAGCCGTCGTTCCGCAAGGACGGCCGGGTGACCGCGGGCAACTCCTCGCCGCTGAACGACGGCGCGGCGGCGCTCCTCCTCGTCGACGAGGAGGGCCTGCGCGCCTGCGGCCGCGAGCCGCTCGCCCGGATCCGCGCGTCGGCGGTGACGGGCATCGAGCCGCAGCTGTTCGGGCTCGGTCCGGTGGAGGCGGTGCAGCGGGCCCTGGGCCGGGCGGGCCGCACCTTCGCCGACCTGGCGCTCGTGGAGCTGAACGAGGCGTTCGCGGCGCAGGTGCTCGGCTGCCTGGCCGAGTGGCCGGAGCTGGACCCGGCGATCGTCAACCCGCGCGGCGGCGCCATCGCCATCGGCCACCCTCTCGGCGCGTCCGGCGCCCGCCTCGCGGGCTCGGTCGCCCACCAGCTCGCCGCGGCGGGCTCGGGCACGGGCGTGGCGGCGCTGTGCATCGGGGTGGGGCAGGGCATCGCGGTGGTCCTGGAGCGGTGA
- a CDS encoding TIGR02452 family protein: MNARLRGIARETEEIVSTGRYRVPGGEVRIAEQVARALAGTTLHGPDPVPADPDTGRATRVEVTGESSTEAARRLAGAAPGDPVAVLNFASARNPGGGYLNGARAQEEDLCRASALYATLLRVPEYYDHHRADRDPFYTDRVVHSPGVPVFRDDRGRLLDRPYTVGFLTSPAPNAGVIRARMPERAARIPAALASRAERVLETAAAHGYRRLVLGAWGCGVFRNDPAEVAGAFRALLTGEGRFAAHFDEVVFGVLDRTEEGRTRAAFRAAFAPARDARR, encoded by the coding sequence ATGAACGCACGTCTGCGCGGGATCGCGCGGGAGACCGAGGAGATCGTCTCGACGGGCCGGTACCGGGTCCCGGGCGGCGAGGTCCGCATCGCCGAGCAGGTCGCCCGGGCCCTGGCCGGCACCACCCTGCACGGCCCCGACCCCGTCCCCGCCGACCCGGACACCGGCCGGGCCACCCGCGTGGAGGTCACCGGCGAGTCCAGCACCGAGGCCGCCCGGCGACTGGCCGGCGCGGCCCCCGGCGACCCGGTAGCCGTCCTCAACTTCGCCTCCGCCCGCAACCCCGGCGGCGGCTACCTGAACGGCGCCCGGGCCCAGGAGGAGGACCTGTGCCGCGCCTCCGCCCTGTACGCCACCCTGCTGCGCGTCCCGGAGTACTACGACCACCACCGCGCCGACCGCGACCCGTTCTACACCGACCGGGTCGTCCACTCGCCGGGCGTGCCGGTCTTCCGCGACGACCGCGGCCGGCTCCTGGACCGCCCGTACACGGTGGGCTTCCTGACGTCGCCCGCCCCCAACGCGGGCGTCATCCGCGCCCGCATGCCCGAGCGGGCCGCCCGCATACCGGCCGCCCTGGCGTCACGCGCCGAACGCGTCCTGGAGACGGCCGCCGCCCACGGCTACCGGCGCCTGGTGCTGGGCGCCTGGGGCTGCGGGGTCTTCCGCAACGACCCGGCCGAGGTGGCGGGCGCCTTCCGGGCGCTGCTCACCGGGGAGGGCCGGTTCGCCGCCCACTTCGACGAGGTCGTCTTCGGCGTGCTGGACCGCACGGAGGAGGGGCGGACACGGGCCGCGTTCCGCGCGGCGTTCGCGCCGGCGCGGGACGCGCGGCGCTGA